Proteins encoded together in one Pseudomonas sp. ADAK13 window:
- a CDS encoding NUDIX hydrolase, whose amino-acid sequence MDASTREAAHRAASDAELIAWVDEQDNLLGSRVRSDLRQRGLIGRCTFIFLFNSAGELCVHRRTLSKAMYPGFWDTAAGGMVAAHESYAESAARELEEELGVSGVELTAHDHFYFEDGDSRLWCTSFSAVWDGPLRIQPEEVMEARFLPLATVLQEAEEKPYCPDAQEGLRRYLALRR is encoded by the coding sequence ATGGACGCTTCCACCCGGGAGGCAGCGCACCGCGCCGCCTCCGACGCCGAACTGATTGCCTGGGTCGACGAGCAGGACAACCTGCTCGGCTCCCGGGTGCGTTCCGATTTGCGCCAGCGCGGGCTGATCGGGCGCTGCACCTTTATCTTCCTGTTCAACTCGGCCGGTGAGCTGTGTGTGCACCGGCGCACCCTGAGCAAAGCCATGTACCCGGGGTTCTGGGACACGGCGGCGGGCGGGATGGTGGCGGCCCACGAGTCCTACGCCGAGTCGGCGGCCCGGGAGCTGGAGGAGGAACTGGGGGTCAGCGGCGTCGAACTGACCGCTCACGATCACTTCTACTTCGAAGACGGCGACAGCCGGCTCTGGTGCACGTCGTTCTCGGCTGTGTGGGACGGGCCGCTGCGGATCCAGCCGGAAGAAGTCATGGAAGCGCGCTTTCTGCCGCTGGCGACGGTGTTGCAGGAGGCCGAAGAAAAGCCCTATTGCCCGGATGCACAGGAAGGGTTGCGTCGATATTTGGCCCTGCGTCGCTAA
- a CDS encoding DUF4136 domain-containing protein — translation MKRCLGLILLGLGLAGCQSPNPYVAASAPMPPAPAQAANTFDASAYPAPVRDYGAYRSWAWLNNQLPAGSAWADSAQIAEAVSGALDQRGLRPLHDNRAPDLLVSADVRLEKRLRQVQDDYGYGYGGYNRYGNGYGMYNTVPVVRTYEVTVAVARISLFDARTRQPVWSTSAETASQGSLGERADALREAMQKAMTAYPPS, via the coding sequence ATGAAGCGCTGTCTTGGACTGATTCTGCTGGGCCTGGGCCTGGCGGGTTGCCAAAGCCCCAACCCGTATGTGGCGGCATCTGCCCCGATGCCGCCGGCGCCTGCCCAGGCGGCCAACACCTTTGACGCCAGTGCTTACCCGGCGCCGGTGCGCGACTATGGCGCCTACCGCAGTTGGGCCTGGCTCAACAATCAACTGCCGGCGGGCTCGGCCTGGGCCGATTCGGCGCAGATTGCCGAGGCTGTCAGTGGCGCCCTCGACCAGCGCGGCCTGCGCCCCTTGCATGACAACCGCGCCCCCGACCTGTTGGTGAGCGCCGATGTGCGCCTGGAAAAACGCCTGCGCCAGGTCCAGGACGATTATGGCTACGGTTACGGCGGCTATAACCGCTACGGCAACGGTTACGGCATGTACAACACGGTGCCGGTGGTACGCACCTATGAGGTGACGGTGGCCGTGGCGCGCATCAGTCTGTTCGATGCCCGCACCCGTCAGCCGGTGTGGAGCACCAGCGCCGAAACCGCAAGCCAGGGCAGCCTCGGCGAGCGCGCCGATGCGTTGCGTGAGGCGATGCAGAAAGCAATGACCGCTTATCCTCCCAGTTAG
- a CDS encoding DUF4136 domain-containing protein, with protein sequence MLRRIAALAVVVLLSGCQSSQVNHDFDASRDFGAYRSWSWKEPALQYRPDDPRIKSDLTEQRIRQAVGEQLDQRGLRPAAPGTKADLNVQTYLIVEDRQQQVTTNYGGAWGGPWNGYWGAPMYNETRNITYKVATIQIDLLDGKDGKLVWRGSDEQMLASSPEPQDRSAAIRATVTKVLSNYPPH encoded by the coding sequence ATGCTTCGTCGTATCGCTGCACTTGCTGTTGTTGTGTTGCTGAGCGGCTGCCAGAGCAGCCAGGTCAACCACGATTTTGACGCCAGCCGGGACTTTGGGGCGTACCGCAGCTGGAGCTGGAAAGAGCCTGCGTTGCAATACCGTCCGGATGACCCGCGGATCAAGAGTGACCTCACCGAGCAGCGCATCCGCCAGGCCGTGGGCGAACAACTCGACCAGCGTGGCTTGCGCCCTGCGGCGCCGGGCACCAAGGCTGACCTGAATGTGCAGACTTACCTGATCGTTGAAGACCGCCAGCAGCAAGTCACCACCAACTACGGCGGCGCCTGGGGCGGGCCGTGGAATGGTTACTGGGGCGCGCCGATGTACAACGAAACCCGCAACATCACCTACAAGGTCGCGACCATCCAGATCGATTTGCTCGACGGCAAGGACGGCAAGCTGGTGTGGCGTGGCAGCGATGAGCAAATGCTCGCCAGTTCCCCCGAGCCACAGGACCGCAGCGCCGCTATTCGCGCGACGGTGACCAAGGTGCTTTCCAACTACCCGCCACACTGA
- the speA gene encoding arginine decarboxylase, giving the protein MSVRRTRKDDGSQWTVADSRSVYGIRHWGAGYFAINDAGRVEVRPNGPNSTPVDLYEQVDELRKSGLSLPLLVRFPDILQDRVRQLTGAFDANIERLEYQSKYTALYPIKVNQQEAVIENIIATQDVSIGLEAGSKPELLAVLALAPKGGTIVCNGYKDREFIRLALMGQKLGHNVFIVIEKESEVGLVIEEAANLKVKPQVGLRVRLSSLASSKWADTGGEKSKFGLSAAQLLSVVERFRAAGLDQGIRLLHFHMGSQIANLADYQHGFKEAIRYYGELRNLGLPVDHIDVGGGLGVDYDGTHSRNASSINYDMDDYAGVVVGMLKEFCDAQSLPHPNIFSESGRSLTAHHAMLVVQVTDVEKHNDDVPLIENKESLPETVQWLVDLLGPTDIEMVTETYWRATHYMSDVATQYADGKMTLAEKALAEQCYFAVCRRLHNSLKARQRSHRQVLDELNDKLADKYICNFSVFQSLPDTWAIGQVLPILPLHRLDEEPLRRAVLQDLTCDSDGKIKQYVDEQSIETSLPVHAVNEGEDYLLGIFLVGAYQEILGDMHNLFGDTDSVNIYQREDGSVYSAGIETHDTIEDMLRYVHLSPEELMTHYRDKCASAKITAAERTQFLDALRLGLTRSSYLSS; this is encoded by the coding sequence ATGTCCGTACGACGCACACGCAAAGACGATGGCAGCCAATGGACAGTTGCGGACAGCCGCAGTGTTTACGGGATTCGCCATTGGGGGGCCGGGTATTTCGCGATCAATGATGCCGGTCGCGTTGAAGTCCGTCCGAACGGCCCGAACAGCACGCCCGTCGACCTGTACGAGCAAGTAGACGAGTTGCGCAAAAGCGGCCTGTCCTTGCCGTTGCTGGTGCGCTTCCCCGACATCCTGCAAGACCGCGTACGCCAGTTGACCGGCGCCTTCGACGCGAATATCGAGCGCCTGGAATACCAGAGCAAATACACCGCGCTGTACCCGATCAAGGTGAACCAGCAGGAAGCGGTGATCGAGAACATCATCGCCACCCAGGATGTGTCCATCGGCCTGGAAGCCGGCTCCAAGCCGGAGCTGCTGGCCGTGCTGGCCCTGGCCCCGAAAGGCGGCACCATCGTCTGCAACGGTTACAAAGACCGTGAGTTCATCCGCCTCGCGCTGATGGGCCAGAAGCTGGGCCACAACGTCTTCATCGTGATCGAGAAAGAATCCGAAGTCGGCCTGGTAATCGAAGAAGCCGCCAACCTCAAGGTCAAGCCTCAGGTGGGCCTGCGGGTGCGCCTGTCGTCTTTGGCGTCGAGCAAGTGGGCAGACACCGGCGGCGAGAAATCCAAATTCGGTCTGTCGGCGGCGCAACTGCTGTCGGTGGTCGAGCGTTTCCGCGCGGCGGGCCTGGACCAGGGCATTCGCCTGCTGCACTTCCACATGGGCTCGCAGATCGCCAACCTGGCCGACTACCAGCACGGGTTCAAGGAGGCCATTCGTTACTACGGCGAACTGCGCAACCTCGGCCTGCCGGTAGACCACATCGACGTGGGCGGCGGCCTGGGCGTTGACTACGACGGTACCCACTCGCGTAACGCCAGCTCGATCAACTACGACATGGACGACTACGCCGGTGTGGTCGTGGGCATGCTCAAGGAATTCTGCGACGCGCAGAGCCTGCCGCACCCGAACATCTTTTCCGAGAGCGGCCGCTCCCTGACCGCCCACCACGCGATGCTGGTGGTGCAGGTGACCGACGTCGAGAAGCACAACGACGATGTGCCGCTGATCGAGAACAAGGAAAGCCTGCCGGAAACCGTGCAGTGGCTGGTGGACCTGCTGGGCCCGACCGACATTGAAATGGTCACCGAAACCTACTGGCGCGCCACCCACTACATGAGCGACGTGGCCACCCAGTACGCTGACGGCAAAATGACCCTCGCCGAAAAAGCTCTGGCCGAGCAATGCTACTTCGCCGTGTGCCGCCGCCTGCACAACTCGCTGAAAGCCCGCCAGCGCTCGCACCGCCAGGTGCTGGACGAACTCAACGACAAGCTGGCCGACAAATACATCTGCAACTTCTCGGTGTTCCAGAGCCTGCCGGACACCTGGGCCATCGGCCAGGTGCTGCCGATTCTGCCGCTGCATCGCCTCGACGAAGAACCGCTGCGCCGCGCGGTGCTGCAGGATTTGACCTGCGACTCCGACGGCAAGATCAAGCAGTACGTCGACGAGCAAAGCATCGAGACCAGCCTGCCGGTGCATGCGGTGAACGAAGGTGAGGATTACCTGCTGGGGATTTTCCTGGTGGGCGCCTACCAGGAGATCCTCGGCGACATGCACAACCTGTTCGGTGACACCGACTCGGTGAACATCTACCAGCGTGAAGACGGTTCAGTGTACAGCGCCGGGATCGAGACCCACGACACCATCGAAGACATGCTGCGCTACGTGCACTTGTCGCCGGAGGAGTTGATGACTCACTACCGTGACAAGTGCGCCAGCGCGAAGATCACGGCGGCGGAGCGGACCCAGTTCCTGGATGCGTTGCGTCTGGGTCTGACGCGTTCGTCTTACCTGTCCTCCTGA
- a CDS encoding DUF6124 family protein: protein MHKLVPDPPSDLLKDRAAFNRALEHYLPSQGFHTINEDLSFEDSLLYTASLLSSASATALDCGELLESPQRAKILAVWHLLEIAKTTVDRSIECLHPRKT, encoded by the coding sequence ATGCATAAGCTTGTCCCAGATCCACCCAGCGACCTCCTCAAAGACCGCGCCGCCTTTAACCGCGCCCTCGAACACTACCTGCCATCGCAGGGCTTCCACACGATCAACGAAGACCTGAGCTTCGAAGATTCCCTGCTCTACACCGCCAGCCTGCTGAGCAGCGCCTCGGCCACTGCGCTCGATTGCGGCGAGCTGCTGGAAAGCCCGCAGCGAGCGAAGATCCTGGCCGTGTGGCACTTGCTGGAAATTGCCAAGACTACGGTCGACCGCTCGATCGAATGCCTGCATCCGCGTAAGACTTAA
- a CDS encoding translation initiation factor Sui1: MAKKAASFAALGGLVFSTDAGRHCPDCRQPVDSCTCKTTLIPEGDGIARVRRESKGRGGKTVTTITGVPLAEDALKELATALKKRCGTGGALKDGVIEIQGDHVELLLAELIKLGYKAKKSGG, translated from the coding sequence GTGGCCAAAAAAGCCGCATCCTTCGCCGCCCTTGGTGGCCTGGTATTTTCCACCGACGCAGGTCGACATTGCCCGGACTGTCGCCAGCCCGTGGATTCATGCACCTGCAAAACAACCCTGATTCCCGAAGGCGACGGTATTGCCCGCGTACGTCGCGAGAGCAAGGGCCGTGGCGGCAAGACGGTGACCACCATCACCGGCGTGCCCCTGGCCGAAGATGCTTTGAAGGAGCTGGCCACTGCGCTGAAAAAGCGTTGCGGCACCGGTGGCGCCCTGAAAGACGGCGTGATCGAGATCCAGGGCGACCACGTCGAGTTGCTGTTGGCCGAGCTGATCAAGCTGGGTTACAAGGCGAAGAAATCCGGCGGCTAG
- a CDS encoding alpha/beta hydrolase yields the protein MSSKLLQVFTLAIAALLAACSPIKVLNALTPSSTFTKTSSIAYGDDPRQKLDIYRPVTALPNAPVVVFFYGGSWNSGSRDDYGFVGEALASRGIVVVIADYRLYPQVRYPLFLQDGAQAVAWTHQHIAEYGADPGKLYVMGHSSGAYNAAMLALDPQWLAGVGLSPSIFKGWIGLAGPYDFLPIENRDVRPVFFYPDSPPDSQPINHVSASAPPSLLIASVDDNLVNPKRNTGGLANKLRAAGVPVEAFYFTRTSHATLVASMARPLRWLAPVLDRVTAFIKFTPGQ from the coding sequence ATGTCGAGCAAACTTCTGCAAGTGTTCACCCTGGCAATAGCCGCGCTGCTCGCAGCCTGCTCCCCCATCAAGGTCCTCAACGCACTCACACCCTCCAGCACCTTCACCAAAACCTCCTCCATTGCCTACGGCGATGACCCCCGCCAGAAACTCGATATCTACCGTCCCGTCACTGCCTTGCCCAATGCGCCGGTGGTGGTGTTTTTCTATGGCGGCAGCTGGAACAGCGGCTCCAGGGATGACTACGGTTTCGTCGGCGAAGCCCTGGCCTCGCGTGGCATCGTGGTGGTGATCGCCGATTACCGGCTTTATCCGCAAGTGCGTTACCCACTGTTTTTGCAGGACGGCGCCCAAGCGGTTGCCTGGACGCACCAGCATATTGCCGAGTACGGCGCCGATCCCGGCAAGCTGTACGTGATGGGCCACAGCTCCGGTGCCTACAACGCTGCGATGCTGGCGCTGGACCCACAATGGTTGGCCGGGGTTGGATTGTCGCCGTCAATCTTCAAGGGCTGGATCGGCCTCGCCGGGCCGTATGATTTCCTGCCGATTGAAAACCGCGATGTGCGCCCGGTGTTCTTCTATCCGGATTCACCGCCCGATTCCCAACCCATCAACCACGTCAGCGCAAGCGCACCACCAAGCCTGCTGATTGCGTCGGTGGACGACAATCTGGTTAACCCCAAGCGCAACACCGGCGGCCTGGCGAACAAGCTGCGGGCGGCGGGTGTGCCGGTGGAGGCGTTCTACTTCACCAGGACCAGCCACGCGACGCTGGTGGCGTCCATGGCCCGGCCGCTGCGCTGGCTGGCGCCGGTGCTGGACCGGGTGACCGCGTTTATCAAGTTCACACCGGGCCAGTAA
- a CDS encoding MATE family efflux transporter codes for MTSLLTDWRDRPTHRRVWALAAPMILSNISVPLVALVDSMVIGHLPHAHQLGAVAVGASLYTFLAWAMGFLRMGSTGFAAQAAGRGDGAALRQILLQGLLLALGLAMLLGSIGIPLSGLVLDWMQPSPELNQLTREFFHTRLFGLPAALASYALVGWFLGTQNARAPLAILLTTNLVNIALNLWFVLGLDWGVVGSARASVIAEWTGALLGLALTQKALRAYPGHIAWAALKLWQSWRPLLAVNRDIFIRSLALQSVFFMITVQGARLGDATVAANALLLNGLLLTAHALDGLAHAVEALCGHAIGAHDRQALRRSLVVACGWSLLASIGFAILFAVFGHLFIAMQTDIPSVRETADIYLPYLAVLPLIAVWSYLLDGLFIGATRAREMRNGMLLTVVIVLPFAWALQGLGNHGLWITFLLFMALRSLTLWAIAWRLNKQDRWLTGPV; via the coding sequence ATGACTTCCCTGCTGACCGACTGGCGCGACCGCCCCACCCATCGCCGCGTGTGGGCCCTCGCCGCGCCGATGATCCTGTCGAACATCTCCGTGCCGCTGGTGGCGCTGGTGGACAGCATGGTCATCGGCCACCTGCCCCACGCCCATCAACTCGGCGCCGTGGCCGTGGGGGCCAGCCTGTACACCTTCCTGGCCTGGGCCATGGGTTTCCTGCGCATGGGTTCCACCGGCTTTGCCGCCCAGGCCGCCGGGCGCGGTGATGGTGCGGCGCTGAGGCAGATTCTGTTGCAGGGGCTGCTGCTGGCGCTGGGCCTGGCGATGTTGCTCGGCAGCATCGGCATTCCGTTAAGCGGCCTGGTGCTGGACTGGATGCAGCCCTCGCCCGAGCTGAACCAACTGACCCGGGAATTCTTCCACACCCGCCTCTTCGGCCTGCCCGCGGCCCTGGCCAGCTACGCCCTGGTCGGCTGGTTCCTCGGCACCCAGAACGCCCGCGCGCCGCTGGCGATTCTGCTCACCACCAACCTCGTCAATATCGCCCTTAACCTGTGGTTCGTCCTGGGTCTGGATTGGGGCGTGGTCGGCTCGGCCCGCGCCTCGGTGATCGCCGAATGGACCGGCGCGCTGCTCGGCCTGGCCCTCACCCAAAAAGCCCTGCGCGCCTACCCCGGCCATATCGCCTGGGCCGCCCTCAAGCTGTGGCAAAGCTGGCGCCCGCTGCTGGCGGTAAACCGCGATATCTTCATCCGCAGCCTGGCCCTGCAATCGGTGTTTTTCATGATCACCGTGCAAGGCGCCCGCCTGGGCGATGCAACGGTGGCGGCAAACGCGCTGCTGCTTAACGGGTTACTGCTGACAGCTCACGCCCTGGACGGGCTGGCCCACGCCGTGGAAGCCTTGTGCGGCCACGCCATCGGCGCCCACGACCGCCAGGCTTTGCGCCGTTCGCTGGTGGTGGCCTGCGGTTGGTCGCTGCTGGCCAGCATCGGCTTCGCGATCCTGTTCGCAGTGTTCGGCCACCTGTTTATCGCCATGCAAACCGACATCCCGAGCGTGCGCGAAACCGCCGACATCTACCTGCCCTACCTCGCCGTGTTGCCGCTGATTGCAGTGTGGAGCTACCTGCTGGATGGCCTGTTCATCGGCGCCACCCGCGCCCGGGAAATGCGCAACGGCATGCTGCTCACCGTAGTGATTGTGCTGCCCTTCGCCTGGGCCTTGCAGGGCCTCGGTAACCACGGGCTGTGGATAACCTTCCTGCTGTTCATGGCCCTGCGCAGCCTCACGCTGTGGGCAATTGCCTGGCGCCTGAACAAGCAAGACCGCTGGCTTACTGGCCCGGTGTGA
- a CDS encoding methyltransferase domain-containing protein has product MSDRHFDQLATRFAEKIYGGAKGAIRLAVLQADLIEALPDRPLRVLDIGAGLGHMSLWLAERGHDVTLAEPAEPMLEGARQRFAEAGQTATFIQAPWQDLLGQLTQPYDLVLCHAVLEWLAEPHAILPVLHQLTAPGGWLSLAFYNRDALIYRNLLKGHFRKMRKNDMAGEKQSLTPQQPLDPRELATQLEGLWQVETQSGVRVFHDYMPVEFQARAELLDLLEMELAHRRHPSFAGLGRYLHWICRPV; this is encoded by the coding sequence ATGAGCGACCGTCATTTCGACCAGTTGGCCACCCGTTTCGCCGAGAAGATCTACGGCGGTGCCAAGGGCGCGATTCGCCTGGCGGTGCTGCAAGCCGACCTGATTGAGGCGCTGCCGGACCGCCCGCTGCGGGTGCTGGATATCGGCGCTGGCCTTGGCCATATGTCGCTGTGGCTGGCCGAGCGCGGCCATGACGTGACCCTGGCCGAACCCGCCGAGCCGATGCTCGAAGGTGCCCGCCAGCGTTTCGCCGAAGCCGGGCAGACGGCGACCTTCATCCAAGCGCCCTGGCAGGACTTGCTCGGCCAACTCACCCAGCCCTACGACCTGGTGCTGTGCCACGCCGTACTGGAATGGTTGGCCGAGCCCCACGCAATCCTGCCGGTGCTGCACCAGTTGACCGCGCCCGGCGGCTGGCTGTCTCTGGCCTTTTACAACCGGGACGCGTTGATTTACCGCAACCTGCTCAAAGGCCACTTCCGCAAAATGCGCAAGAACGACATGGCCGGCGAAAAGCAGAGCCTCACGCCGCAACAACCCCTCGACCCACGGGAGTTGGCGACGCAACTAGAGGGCCTGTGGCAGGTCGAAACCCAGAGTGGCGTGCGGGTGTTCCACGACTATATGCCGGTGGAATTCCAGGCCCGCGCCGAGTTGCTGGATTTGTTGGAGATGGAGCTCGCACACCGTCGTCACCCAAGCTTTGCCGGACTTGGGCGTTATTTGCACTGGATCTGCCGTCCGGTTTAA
- a CDS encoding MazG-like family protein, with amino-acid sequence MNLEHLTERLHRIRDTNDWKQFHSPKNLAMAASVEMAELVEIFQWLSEDQSRQLPADKLAHAGQEVGDIVLYLLLLCSELGLDMDQVVRAKLADSERRFAK; translated from the coding sequence ATGAACCTCGAACACCTCACCGAACGCCTGCACCGCATCCGCGATACCAACGACTGGAAGCAGTTCCACAGCCCCAAGAACCTGGCGATGGCCGCCAGCGTTGAAATGGCCGAGCTGGTGGAGATTTTCCAGTGGCTGAGCGAAGACCAGTCGCGGCAGTTGCCCGCCGATAAACTCGCCCACGCAGGCCAGGAAGTCGGTGACATCGTGCTGTATCTGCTGCTGTTGTGCAGCGAGTTGGGGTTGGACATGGATCAAGTGGTTCGCGCCAAGCTGGCCGACAGCGAACGGCGGTTTGCCAAATGA